The sequence below is a genomic window from Myxococcus xanthus.
CCCTTGTGCGCCGTGTCCTCGTGCATCACCGCGTAGTCCTGCGTGTTGGGCGCGGGCACCTGCTGCTCCTTGATGAGGTCCCGCATCACCGCGGTGACGGAGGCCGTCACGGTGAGCCGGTGGAGCTGCACGTCGAACACGAAGTCCGAATACATGGGCTCCTCCACGGTGATGGGCTCGCGGAAGGTGGCGTCGCGGTGGCGCTGCACCTGCGTGCGCTGCCCCTCGGACTTGTCCAGCGCCTCCTCCAGCGCCTTCTCCTTCTGCAGGGACGCGGCGGCCTTGGCCACCAGCAGCACCTCCTCGGCGACGCACGCCTTGTTGTCGCAGCGTGAGGGGTTGCACTCGCTGGGGAACTGCCCCGGCCCGCTGACCTCGCGGGCGGCCTCGCCGCAATCCTGCAGGGCCTCGCGGCACTGGCGGCGCTCCCGCTCGCGGCAGCGCTCCGCGGCCACGCGCACCATGGACAGCTCCGCCTGCATGCGCAGGTACTCCCGCAGCGCGGCGGCCTGCTTGCGCTCCACATCCTCCAGGGTGCGCTCGGCCTTCAGGAGCTGGGTCTCGAAGCCGCTGCGGCGCGGGTTGGGCACGGAGCGATTTCCGGCGAGGTAGCGCTGCGTGCGCTGAGACTCCTCCACCACTTGGAGCGGCAGCACCCGCTCCAGTGACAAATCCAGCGTCACGCCTTCGCGGCCCGCCGGGGCCTCCGTCACCACGCGCAGGGGCAGTTGCGTGGGCAGCCTCGCCGCCAGCCGGCCGGCCGCCAGCCGCTGCGCCACGTCCGGCGCTCCGGCCCGGTCCTCCACCGGCGAGGCCACCACCAGGAAGGCCACCTCGTCACGCAGCTTCTGGCGCACGGCCTCGGCCCGCTCCCGCGCCGCGGTGGCGCCCACGCGCTCCTGGTCCGCGCGGACGTAGGCCACCAGCGCGTTGCCCAGCTTGCCGGCCTTCTCCAGGCCCTCACCCGTGCCGAACCAACGCCGCGCCCAGGCCACCTGCACGCCGTCCACGCCCCGCTTGGCGGCCGCGTGGTCCGGCGCCACCGACAGCACCGCGTCGAACTCCGTGCGCGCGTCCTGCAATCGTTCCGCCTTCAACGCCACGTTGCCCGCCGCCACGCGCGCATCCAGGGTGGCGCCAAGCAGCTCCCGCGCCGAAACGTTGTCCGCGTTGAGTTCCAGCGCGCGCACCAGGCGCTTCATCGCGCCATCCAGGTCCCCGGAGGCATGCACGGCGCGCGCACCCTCCAGCACCACCTCGCTCCAGGCCTGGCGCACCTTGCCCAGCTTCACCTTGACCTCGGAGGCCTCCGGGTCCGCCGCCAGCGCGCGCAGATAGGCCGCCTCCGCCTCCGCCCACTTCTGCTCCTGGCTGGCGGCGTCTCCCTCCTTCACCGCACGGGAGAAGGCGGAACAGCCGGACAGTGCAAGCACCAGGGCCAGGGCCAGGGCCCCCAACCAGGGGTGGGACGAAGAAGGAGGGGGGCGGGGGCTTCGGGCAGACGCGTTCACACCTGCATCTTCGAGGAAAGCCCCCATCGGGTGAAGACTCCGGACGTCCTCTTGGTCGTCCCCCATCCCGGCAGGCACCCCTCCCCCGAAGGTCTGCCATTGCCAGCCAACCCCACGCTCCCGCCAAGAGCCCTCACCCCCCGTTACAGCGACAATGTATGTCTTCTTTTCAACGGCCTTGAATTCTTGCGCTGCGGGCTACTCTGCCCCAGAATGAGTCCCAAACACCCCACCCCTGGCAAACTTCGCCAGAATTTACAGTCCGGTTGCGATGATTTGCCCTGACTGTATATATTGACTCATTCATCGCCCTCCCGCCGCATTCCCAACCGGAGCACTCTGGACCCTCCCCCATGGAATCTGTCGCCCGCTCCCAGACTTCATCGCCTCGCCAAGTCGTACGGACCGTGCTTCATGAGGCCCTGGAGAGCAAACTCGGTGGGGAGGTCGTGGTCCGGTCCACCTCCGTGTCCGGACGGATCTTCGTGGTGGCGCGGAAGGTGGCCTGGGCGGTCCTCAACGGGCCGGGGGCGCTCAACTTCTCTTCGGTGCTCATCCGGGAGCGGGTGGTCAGCCGCGAGGACGTCGAGCAGGTGGTGGCGGAGTGCCGGCAGAGCGGGGGCAACTTCTGCGAGACGCTGGTGACGTGGGGCCTGGTTCCCCGGGACACCATGCGAGACCTGCTGCGCCGCCACATGTCGGAGCAGTTGGAGGCCTTGCTGTCGCTGACGGACGCCCAGGCCATGTTCGTTCCGCAGCCGCGCACCTACTCCAGCCAACTGACGTATGGCCTGGATGAGCTGATTTCCACTGTCGCGAAGCCACCCACCCACCCGCTGGTAGAAAGCGAAGTCATGGCGAACGTGAAGCAGTCCCTGGAAGAGACGCTGAAAATCGAGGGGGCCTTCGCGGCCTGTCTGGCGGACTCGAAGAGCGGCATGTGCCTGGGCAGCGTTGGCGGCAGCCCCGCCTTCAACATCGAGACGGCGGCGGCGGCCAACACCGAGGTCGTGCGCGCCAAGACGAAGGCCATGAGCATGCTGGGCATCAAGGACCGCATCGAGGACATCCTCATCACGCTCGGCGAGCAGTACCACCTCATCCGCCCGCTGACGGGCAAGGAGGGCCTGTTCCTGTACGTGGCCCTGCACCGCGCCAGCGCCAACCTGGCGATGGCCCGCTACAAGCTGTCCGAGGTCGAGAAGTCGCTTCAGGTGTGAGCCGTCCCCCAGGTGGATGAGCGCCCGCCCGCCAGCCGGGCGGCGCGCCCCACCCCGCCTCGGACGCGCCCAGGTGGATGCGCGTCAGGGCCCCGCCTCGTTAGAGAGTGCAGCCCCTTCCTGTTGGCACCCATGAAGTCCGTGCGACCGCACGGCGCGGGTGGCCCCGGACGCGCCGGGAATGACGCGGCGCAATGGCAGGTAGAGGAATGACACGTCCCACGAGGGGGGCAAGAGAGGCACCATGTCCTGTCCACAGCCACGACCCACCGAGTTCCGCCTTCCGCTGCGGGCCGAGTCCTTCTCCATCGACGAGCACCGCAACGTGCACTGCCGCTTCTACGGCGGCTGCATCGACGTCGCGGTGAAGAAGGACTGGGATAGCTTCACCTGCGCCAAGTGCCCTCTGTTCCACGAGGACCAGGCCCCGGGCGCCAGCGCGTACGCCTTCAACCAGCCCGCGGATCCGGGCCGGCCCTAGCGGTCATCCGCGGACAGGCCCCGGCGGTGCGCGCTTCCATGGGACGAGGGAGCGCCCCACCGCCGGAGCCACTGTTGACCAGCCCACGCGAAGCCGGGACTCCTGGAGGGAGTAGGCATGCGGGGCTCCTGACGCCAGCTTGGGCCCAACCTGCACGGGCGACTCCTCCGCCTGAAGGGAGAGGCCCCCATGCTGCGCCAGCTCCTGCTCTCCGACTTCCGTTCCGAGGGCCCCGCCGCCGGACATGGCTGGCCGCTGGTGCAGCACACGTTTCCCACCGTGCAGCTCGCGCCCCTGGCCGCCGGGCGCGGGGGCCGCGTGCTCCACCTGGACGCTTCCGAATGGAACGCGCCAGCCTTCGACCCCAT
It includes:
- the traC gene encoding outer membrane exchange accessory lipoprotein TraC is translated as MGAFLEDAGVNASARSPRPPPSSSHPWLGALALALVLALSGCSAFSRAVKEGDAASQEQKWAEAEAAYLRALAADPEASEVKVKLGKVRQAWSEVVLEGARAVHASGDLDGAMKRLVRALELNADNVSARELLGATLDARVAAGNVALKAERLQDARTEFDAVLSVAPDHAAAKRGVDGVQVAWARRWFGTGEGLEKAGKLGNALVAYVRADQERVGATAARERAEAVRQKLRDEVAFLVVASPVEDRAGAPDVAQRLAAGRLAARLPTQLPLRVVTEAPAGREGVTLDLSLERVLPLQVVEESQRTQRYLAGNRSVPNPRRSGFETQLLKAERTLEDVERKQAAALREYLRMQAELSMVRVAAERCRERERRQCREALQDCGEAAREVSGPGQFPSECNPSRCDNKACVAEEVLLVAKAAASLQKEKALEEALDKSEGQRTQVQRHRDATFREPITVEEPMYSDFVFDVQLHRLTVTASVTAVMRDLIKEQQVPAPNTQDYAVMHEDTAHKGYDRYGVLADPVQLRNELELRVEVGDKAVSDVARRVKERFDAYRGKRVEDARRGMVRPGAEDVVETAVRALLLTADAPPQDILQPLGRARGLNRPESLVGL